A genome region from Megalobrama amblycephala isolate DHTTF-2021 linkage group LG16, ASM1881202v1, whole genome shotgun sequence includes the following:
- the LOC125248937 gene encoding galactose-specific lectin nattectin-like, with amino-acid sequence MAMLRSFLLIFMIFSMGNAGVDLFLKCPAGWTIFGLRCYKHFSQSVNWITAERNCQRLSANLASVHNKLENDFLLSLLPSSDTKSWGGGHDGEQEGQWLWSDGTAYDYTNWCSGEPNNHHRPENCLEINNSHNRCWNDVPCSVSKKYVCVKDL; translated from the exons ATGGCAATGCTGAGAAGTTTTCTGCTTATTTTCATGATCTTCTCCATGGGGAATGCAGGAG TTGATTTATTCCTAAAATGCCCCGCTGGATGGACAATTTTTGGACTCCGATGCTACAAGCACTTCTCTCAGTCAGTTAACTGGATCACTGCAGAG AGAAACTGTCAACGTCTTAGTGCGAATCTCGCATCTGTGCATAATAAACTGGAAAATGATTTCCTGCTGAGTCTGTTGCCTTCTTCTGACACAAAATCTTGGGGTGGTGGTCATGATGGTGAACAA GAAGGACAGTGGTTGTGGAGTGATGGAACTGCATATGACTATACCAACTGGTGCTCTGGAGAACCTAACAATCACCATCGTCCCGAGAACTGTTTGGAGATCAACAACTCCC ATAACCGTTGCTGGAACGATGTGCCATGTTCAGTCTCAAAGAAGTATGTTTGTGTTAAGGACCTGTGA